DNA sequence from the bacterium genome:
TGTTTGTGAAAAAGATCCCTGTCCTCTTTATGTTTCAAAATATAAAATTGATACAGTTTTAGAATTTCAAAAGGGATTTTGTGAAAAATTTAATATAAAAATAGGCGATAAAATAAAATTAAGCAAGGATATTAAATTAATAAAATCAGGATTAAAAGATAATTAATCATCTTTATCAAAAGGATAAAAAAATGAAAAACAATAAATCACTTACAAAAGTTTTTTCGATTTTTATGTTGTTAACGGGAATTTTGCTTAGTTCTGTTACTTATGCAGCTCAACAGCAAGTTGTTCTATTTTGCTCAAGCTGGAATTTAAAATGCAGAGAAGCGAGAAACGCCTGTTCTACAGCGGCAAATCATCTTAATATAGGTTTTATTGATCTTGATATTGATTTTGCAGCTTCACAACAAAAAGCCAATGCTTTGGGACTGGATTTTCCGTCTTCAATTCCATATATTTATATTCTGGATAACAAAAAAGTTATACAAGCGAAATTGTACAATGGTGAAACGGCACAGGAATTAGAACGAATTATAACATGGGAATAACCTGGCATTAAAGCATTTCTGCAAATTCTGACAGTGAGTTTACAGAAAAAATTTCTGCGTCATTTTCATTCTTTTTTAATGTAACTTTAATAGCGTACATCCCTGCATTTTTACCAAATTGTATGTCAGAAGAAGTATCACCGACCATTATTGATTTTTTGAAATCAACCTCGGGGAAATCCTGCTTTGCTTTCAATGCTGAACCAATTTCAGGTTTTCTGCATCCGCAATTTTCACCTCGATCATGAGGACAAAAATATATTTTGTCTATTCTTCCGCCCGAATTGTTGATGCCGTCTATCATAAAACCATGAACCAATTCAAGATCATTTTCAGTCATAATTTTTCTTGCAATGCCGCGTTGATTTGTAACGATAAAAATTCTCCCAAAAACATCTGAGAATTTTTTAATTGCTTCAGGCACTCCTGTGAGAAATTCAAATTCGGAAATGTTTTTGACGTAATCGTCAACCAGTCTTTTATTTATCACACCGTCTCTGTCAAGAAACAATGTCCAGCTTTTATCTATATTTAAATTTTTCAAATCTTTAATTACTCGCATCAAATTAATCTTTTGTTACAATTACTCTACTTAAATTATTTTACATTAAAAAAAATAATTATCATACAAAAATATGCCTAAATGCAGTTATATCAAGAAAAAATCTTTATATAAAAAACATAATATTAAGTTTTAAATATTGTATATTTTACACTTATTTTAATAATTGTAAAGATTACACTAATTAGGGGTAGTATTATTTCGTGGATGAGTTAAATTAATAATATCAAATAATTAGTGTACTAAATACAATATTAAAAGAAAGATCATGAGGCATAAATAAAATGAGAATATTACCTGACAGTATAATTTTTTATCCGGGA
Encoded proteins:
- a CDS encoding HAD family hydrolase; its protein translation is MRVIKDLKNLNIDKSWTLFLDRDGVINKRLVDDYVKNISEFEFLTGVPEAIKKFSDVFGRIFIVTNQRGIARKIMTENDLELVHGFMIDGINNSGGRIDKIYFCPHDRGENCGCRKPEIGSALKAKQDFPEVDFKKSIMVGDTSSDIQFGKNAGMYAIKVTLKKNENDAEIFSVNSLSEFAEML